In Leucobacter denitrificans, the genomic window CACCGGCAATCGCAAGGTCATACTGGCCCGAACCGATCGCACCACCCATCATGGCGGTAACGGTCATCGCGCCGGCACACATGCGGTCGAGGGCGAAACCCGGAACCGTAGTTGGAAGGCCAGCAAGAATCGAGACGGTACGGCCAAGAGTAAGCCCCTGATCACCCTGTTGCGTAGTTGCCGCAATCCCGACATCGTCGACGCGATCAAGAGGGAGGTCAGGGTTGCGATTTACCAGCCCCTGTAAAGCTTTCACTGCGAGATCATCCGCACGTGTGCTCGCGTACATGCCCTTTTCGCCTGCGCGTCCGAATGGGGTGCGTACCCCATCAACAAACACGACTTCTCTCATTGTGGCCACTTTGCCTCCATTACGTGGTGTGTCAGTTGTCTTTCATCTTATGAACCCAAGATGATCCGAGGGGAACTGGTGCATGGTTTGCTAGAGAACGCGCGCTTTCGACTCGAACATGTTTATTCGTTATCTACAAAAACGGTGCACAATATTGGTGCGACTATTCCAATTTGCCAGGGGCGTGCCCCAAGCTCGCTCAGCCGCTCCGCGACTGCTTCTGGTGTGGCGATCGCGGGCGGTTCCCAAGCCAATCCCCGCAGCACGCTCGGCGGAATCAGGTTCTCTGTGGGTATGTGTTGGCGTTCAGACTCAGCAGTGGCCACAGCGCGCAGTTCACTCAGCCGCTCGGCTGCATCTGGAAAACGCTGCGGCCACGCACGATGATTTGGCATCGTGTTGGGAGCGCGAGTGGGGGGACCGGGCAGTTGCGCAGTGGTCTTCCCTCGCAAAATTGCCTTCCACCAACGATTAAGCTCTGTCCGGCTCGCGCGGCCCCGAAAAGTTTTGAGCGATGCAAGATCTTCGGGTGATCGCGGGTTCGCTAGTACTGCGGCGACTATAGAAGCATCTGGAATGAGCCTGCCGGGAGCTATGTCTTTGCTTTTCGCAAGGGTGTCTCGCGCTGTCCAAAGTTCGCGCACCATAGCAAGTTGGCGTGGTGATCTGAGCTTATTTCCTGCAACCTTGCGCCAAGGATCTTCAGGCTTTGGCTTTGGCGCTTTGCGAAGTACCGCGTCGAATTCTTGAAACGCGTA contains:
- a CDS encoding HRDC domain-containing protein, encoding MSAERWTLVTDQDELHDASRRIAQGEGPFGVDTERASGYRYSNRAYLVQVYRRGAGTFLFDPTGISDFSPLASALTGDEWVLHAADQDLPSLREIGLDPQALFDTELGSRLLGLERVGLGYVTAELLDVTLEKAHSAADWSTRPLPEPWLEYAALDVALLPDLRDAVKHALEEQGKLDYAFQEFDAVLRKAPKPKPEDPWRKVAGNKLRSPRQLAMVRELWTARDTLAKSKDIAPGRLIPDASIVAAVLANPRSPEDLASLKTFRGRASRTELNRWWKAILRGKTTAQLPGPPTRAPNTMPNHRAWPQRFPDAAERLSELRAVATAESERQHIPTENLIPPSVLRGLAWEPPAIATPEAVAERLSELGARPWQIGIVAPILCTVFVDNE